Proteins found in one Plasmodium knowlesi strain H genome assembly, chromosome: 12 genomic segment:
- a CDS encoding TBC domain protein, putative — MKLEEEKDEKKKDQTEKKNISQRMKKLCSILNSPIIDINELKNILWGGISDEMAFDVRENCWKLALGYLPLNREDTDKVLKKKRDEYENLKKEYYYNKSKLSEEELKILRQIKVDIPRTKSCYNIFNHKKIQKLSEQVLFIYSVRHPASGYVQGINDLVTPFLVVFLRPIVLKKEINSDDIDRIGDDELRNVESDLYFCLSKLLEQIQDNYTFGQPGIQRAIIKVKEIVKRIDNSLFNHIYENNIDFIQFSFRWVNCLLLREFPINISVRLLDTYISDIGDIFTDFHPYICAVFLVHWSKYLKQMDFQQMLLFMQRFPTHNWKIQDIESILSEAFVLKNAFQSSPKHFS, encoded by the exons atgaaattagaggaagaaaaggatgaaaagaaaaaagatcaaacggaaaaaaaaaacatttcacagaggatgaagaaattgtgTTCTATCCTGAACAGTCCTATAATCGACATAA ATGAACTGAAGAATATCCTATGGGGGGGAATATCCGATGAGATGGCTTTCGACGTGCGGGAGAACTGTTGGAAGTTGGCGCTTGGGTACCTGCCCCTAAATCGAGAAGATACAGATaaagtattaaaaaaaaaaagagatgaatacgaaaatttgaagaaagaaTATTACTACAATAAGAGTAAATTGTCTGAAGAGGAGCTAAAGATTCTACGTCAAATAAAAGTCGATATACCAAGAACAAAATCCTGctacaatatttttaatcatAAGAAAATTCAAAAGCTGAGTGAACAAGTCTTGTTCATATATTCTGTTCGACATCCAGCTTCCGGATACGTACAAGGAATTAATGATCTGGTGACTCCATTTTTAGTGGTTTTTCTAAGACCAATagttttaaagaaggaaataaattcaGATGATATAGACAGGATAGGCGATGATGAATTGAGAAACGTTGAATCggatttatatttttgtctttCGAAACTGTTGGAACAGATACAGGATAATTATACTTTTGGACAACCAGGCATTCAAAGAGCAATAATAAAAGTTAAAGAAATAGTAAAAAGAATTGATAATTCTTTGTTCAATCATATTTACGAAAATAATATAGACTTCATTCAGTTTTCCTTCCGATGGGTGAACTGTCTTTTGTTACGGGAATTTCCCATAAATATATCTGTTCGATTATTGGACACGTATATAAGTGACATAGGTGATATTTTCACCGATTTCCACCCTTATATTTGCGCCGTTTTTTTAGTTCACTGGTCTAAATACTTAAAACAAATGGACTTTCAGCAGATGCTCCTTTTCATGCAACGCTTTCCCACGCACAACTGGAAGATTCAGGATATTGAGTCCATTTTGTCCGAGGCCTTCGTTTTGAAAAACGCCTTTCAATCTTCCCCCAAGCATTTCTCCTAG
- a CDS encoding WD repeat-containing protein 16, putative, with product MEKKLVAESYIGFNGAISNNLILIRHEKKIDKKTYQEKLRLIEKEEILENEKKKKLKSVYNLKSIDINHNYYELKKEELRYHFYMIYAIGTSIIKEDVVNNHRTIFKSNKNRITKLYVDDAKKYICCCKESKLVSDIYIYNFENDEDPIILSLHKFRTLDISISKDGKYLLSSGGDDDKTLILTQIENQKFIYKSSSDYPYSNVSFFHNSNNFIIAKLNSIKICYYDFTKKLMSEEEVNTSIYKRQFVCLQLKKNDEYAYLGTTTGDVLVVNIKSKVLEKILPENYLFSNGINVVKILNDNTILTGSGDGYVSLIDVEEKKIVRKTKLYGSINSIELRNESTLYISVHENIIYVMDLMNNTHKVLMLLQNNYIRDMCFPYNYNYIMYTCSYNNIMAWNFYEKKVIFLKNIEKGKFIYYDKKILNIPTDKKEKLCKMNKLNEAKVAHTLEKKNNNEDKFEKINKNLTCHSIQITKDGKYVALSVHNNIYLLTSKYMKIVTVILNAHYDYCSVLLFHNQYDLITAGNHGDIKFWKFQNSKYVNVNILTFHCMPINKIILYGDKYLCSCSEDGLITIYNIEESTLVKKIIDTSNTRYRQICLNKKYDILLCCGNNNIFMYYDLIKKEINKHFYYSPFHNVLAVDMDKTGAYFITGSDDCKLRLYEFKTCTCLYIGDAHNDVINKCLFTVDNHFIISVSKDESIIYWNVPTEMKKQDLPKELEE from the exons ATGGAGAAGAAACTCGTGGCGGAATCCTACATTGGGTTCAACGGAGCCATCTCTAACAACCTGATCCTCATaagacatgaaaaaaaaatagacaagAAAACATACCAAGAAAAGTTAAGACTaatagagaaagaagaaattttagaaaacgaaaaaaaaaaaaaactgaaaagcGTTTATAATTTAAAGAGCATAGACATCAATCACAACTACTATGAattaaagaaggaggaacttCGTTACCACTTCTACATGATCTATGCCATAGGAACCAGCATAATAAAAGAGGATGTGGTAAATAATCACAGAACCATATTTAAAAGTAACAAAAATAGAATCACCAAGTTATATGTAGATGATGCCAAGAAATATATCTGTTGTTGTAAGGAAAGTAAATTAGTAtccgatatatatatatacaattttGAGAATGACGAGGATCCAATTATTTTGTCTCTTCACAAGTTTAGGACTCTGGATATATCCATCAGTAAAGATGGAAAGTATTTACTTTCTTCCGGTGGGGACGATGATAAAACGTTGATTTTGACACAAATAGAAAAtcaaaaatttatttacaaGTCCTCTTCGGATTATCCCTACTCTaacgtttcctttttccataaCTCAAACAATTTCATAATAG CCAAACTTAACAGCATCAAGATCTGCTACTACGACTTCACGAAGAAGCTGATGAGCGAAGAGGAAGTGAACACCTCCATTTATAAGAGACAATTTGTGTGTCTCCagctgaaaaaaaacgatgagTACGCCTACCTCGGCACAACCACAG GGGATGTCCTCGTGGTGAACATCAAGTCAAAGGTGCTCGAGAAGATTCTCCCAGAGAACTACCTCTTCAGCAACGGGATAAACGTGGTGAAGATTCTAAACGACAACACCATCTTGACAG GAAGCGGAGACGGCTATGTTAGCCTAATAGAcgtggaagaaaagaaaatcgtGAGAAAAACAAAGCTGTATGGATCCATCAACTCCATAGAATTGAGAAACGAGTCAACCCTATATATCAGCGTCCACGAAAATATCATATACGTGATGGACCTAATGAATAACACACACAAAGTGTTAATGTTACTGCAGAACAATTATATTCGAGACATGTGCTTCCCCTACAATTATAACTATATTATGTACACCTGTAGCTATAACAATATAATGGCGTGgaatttttacgaaaaaaaagttatttttttaaaaaatatagaaaaaggaaaattcatCTACTACGATAAAAAAATCTTGAACATACCAACagataaaaaggagaagttaTGCAAAATGAATAAGTTGAATGAAGCAAAAGTTGCACacactttggaaaaaaaaaataacaatgaAGACAaattcgaaaaaataaataaaaacttaACATGTCACAGTATACAAATTACGAAAGATGGCAAATACGTTGCTCTCTCTGTCCACAacaatatttatttattaacttcaaaatatatgaaaattGTTACAGTCATTTTAAACGCCCATTATGATTACTGCAgtgttttgctttttcacAATCAGTATGATTTAATTACTGCTGGAAATCATGGCGATATTAAATTCTGGAAATTTCAAAATTCCAAATACGTCAATGTGAATATCTTAACTTTCCACTGCATGCCCATCAACAAGATCATCCTCTACGGGGACAAATAC CTCTGCAGCTGTAGCGAAGATGGACTCATAACCATTTATAATATCGAAGAAAGCACacttgtgaaaaaaataatagacACGAGCAACACAAGATATAGACAAATCTgcctgaacaaaaaatacgATATCCTCCTCTGCTGTGGAAATAAcaacatttttatgtactacgatttgataaaaaaggaaatcaacAAGCACTTTTACTATTCCCCGTTTCACAATGTCCTTGCCGTCGACATGGACAAAACGGGGGCGTACTTCATAACAG GCTCCGACGACTGCAAGCTGCGGCTGTATGAATTCAAAACGTGCACTTGTCTCTACATAG GAGATGCACACAACGACGTTATAAACAAATGCTTGTTCACGGTTGATAATCATTTCATCATATCGGTTTCGAAGGACGAAA GCATAATTTACTGGAACGTTCCGACCGAAATGAAGAAACAGGACTTGCCAAAAGAGCTCGAGGAATAG